GACGACCTTCATGCACATGCACGCCGTCCAGATGGACCTCAGGAGCGATGCGACCCGCGAGGAGGTTCTGGAGATCATCGAGAAACACCCGCGGCTGGGCCTTGTGCGCAAGGGCACCGGGATCACGAGCACCGCGGAACTGAAGGAGTTCGCGCAGGACATGGGCAGGAGGCGCGCCGACCTCTACGAGAACTGCATTTTTGCAGAGTCCATCGGATTCGTCGGCCGCGAACTCTTCCTCTTCCAGGCGATCCACCAGGAGGCCGACGTCGTCGTTGAGAACGTCGATGCCATCCGCGCCATGATGAACGGGGCTGACGACGCCACCACCTCCATCGCGATGACCAACCGGGCACTTGGCTTCACTGCCATTTGAAGAAGGATTAATCCCCCGGACATCCCATATTCTTTTATGGATCCATACTCTCTTGTCACGCGTAATACCGTGGAGATCGTCACCGACGAGGAGCTGCGGGCCCTCCTCCAGAAGCCCGTTCGGCGGGTCTACGCCGGGTACGAGCCCTCGGGCGAGATCCACCTCGGCCACCTGGTGACCATCAACAAGCTGATGGACCTTCAGAAGGCCGGGTTCGAGGTGACCGTCCTCCTCGCCGACCTCCATGCCTTCCTCAACCACAAGGGCACGCTCGACGAGGTCAGGGAGACCGCCGAGTACAACCGCCGGTGTTTCGAGGCCCTCGGCCTGAAAGACGCGAAGTTCGTCATGGGCACCGACCTTCAGCTCAACTCCGAATACGAACTCCTCGTCCTCCAGCTCTCCCAGGAGGTCACGGTCAACCGGGCGCACCGCTCGATGGACGAGGTCGGCCGCGGCATGGACCACCCGGCCGTCTCCCAGATGGTCTACCCGATCATGCAGATGGCCGACATCGCGCTCCTCGGCGTCGATGCCGCGGTCGGCGGGATCGACCAGAGGAAGATCCACATGCTTGCCCGCGAGTACCTGCCGGGCATGGGCTACGCCGCACCGGTCTGCATCCACACCCCCATCATCAATGGTCTGGACGGCAAGAAGATGTCCTCGTCTGCCGGAAACCTCATATCGGTCGCGGACAGCGAGGACGATATCAGGGCGAAGATGAAGAAGGCCTTCTGCCCGCCTGGCATCGAGGAGAACCCGGTGCTCCAGGTGCTCCAGCATCACATTTTCCCCCGTTTCGAGACGGTCGTGATGCACAGGCCGGCGAAGTTCGGCGGCGACCTTGAGTTCTCCTCGTATGCCGCGGTGGAGGCCGCCTATGGTGCGGGCCAGGTCCACCCCCTCGACCTGAAGACGATGACCGCCGACTACCTCGCCGAGGTGCTCGCCGGCGTGCACGATGCTGTGGTGTAATACTATGGGTGGGGACAGGGAAGGAAAGGACTTCGACCGAAAGCTCGAGGAGATGGGCATCCGGATCAAGGACGCGGACTCCAGGAAGGTGAGGGGCGAGGTCTTCGATGAGAACACTCTCCTTGCCCTGTACCACCTTGTCCACAAGAAGAAACTCTCGGCTATCGGCGGCTCCATCTCCACCGGGAAGGAGGCGAACGTCTTCCTTGGCGAGAGGGAAGGAAAAACGGTCGCCATCAAGATCTACCGGATGAGGACGGCGAACTTCAAGGCGATGGCCGAATACATCATTGGCGACCCCCGCTTTGCCGGAATGCGGCGGACGCGCAAGGACATCGTCTTCACCTGGACAAAGAAGGAGTTCGCAAACCTCAAACGCGCCCGTGAGGCAGGCCTCCCGGTGCCGGAGCCGTACGCCTTCGACAGGAACATCCTGATCATGGAGTTCATCGGGGAAGACGATACGGCGGCCCCCCAGATCAGGAACGTGGAACTTGAAGACCCTGAAGGAGTGTACAGGGCGGTCGTAGGAGAGATCAAGACGCTCTTCCAGGAGGCCAGACTTGTCCACGGCGACCTGAGCGAATTCAATATACTCTGGCGGGAAAAACCCTATATCATCGACATGGGCCAGGCGGTTACTCGCGAGCACCCGAATGCCGGAACTTTTCTGATCCGGGATATCAGGAATATCAACCGGTTTTTCTCCTCTTTCTGCCCGGTGGAGGACGAGGACGTGCTGGTGCGCGAGGTGACGGGCGGGACATTCCGCCCCCTGCAGCCAGAAAAGGAGCAGTGAATCATATGACAGTACAGGAAATCAGGATTGGTGCAAACAGGATTGGTGCCCTCATTGGAAAGGACGGCGCCGTCAAGAAGGCGCTGGAGGAGAAGACAGGGGCCGCGATCCAGATCGACAGCGACGAGGGCGAGGTGCGGATCGAGGGGGAGGACGCCGCCGGCGTGCTCAGGGCGACCGATGTCGTCACTGCGATCGCCCGGGGTTTCTCTCCTGAGCGGGCTTTCAGGCTCCTCGAGGACGAGGACCTCACCATCGACGTCATCGATCTTTCTGTGGTGGAACCCTCCCCGCGCCAGCAGGAACGGCTCCGCGGCAGGATCATCGGCAAGGCCGGAAAGGCGCGGGAACAAATCGAGGACATGGCCTATGTCGGCATCTCGGTGCAGGGCAAGACCGTCACCCTGATCGGGACGCCCGACCACCTCAAGAATGCCCGAACGGCCCTTGAGATGCTCATCAACGGCGTGCCCCATGAGACCGTCTACTCCTTCCTGGAGAAGAAGCGGCGCGAGGAGAAGGAAAATATCCTGGACTACTACTACTGATCCCCGCGCGCCCGGCGTTATTTCCGATGGAGAGATATATACATCCAACAACTATATTTTCTACAATCTGTGGACATGGTCTTGAATTTCGAGTGGAAACAAAGGGGTCCATATGAAGGTTGCTGACCTGCCTCTTCCCGACGCCCTCAGGTCGCAGTACCGTGCACGCGGGATCGAGGCGCTCTACCCTCCCCAGGAGGCCTGTGTCAGGACCGGGATCTTCGAGGGGAAAAACCTCCTGTGCGCCATCCCAACGGCGAGCGGCAAGACCATCGTTGCCGAGATGGTGATGCACCGCCATATCGCCGACGGCGGCACGTGCCTGTACATCGTCCCCCTCAAGGCCCTCGCCACTGAGAAGTATGAGGACTTCTCGGGCAAGGGCGTCAGGGTCGGGGTGGCGACTGGCGACCTCGACCGGAAAGACACCTATCTTGGCAAAAACGATATTATCGTCGCCACGTCGGAGAAGGTAGATTCTCTCCTGCGGAATGCCGCACCCTGGCTCTCCAGAATCACCCTCCTTGTCGTGGACGAGTGTCACCTCATCGCCTCCCCTGACCGGGGTGCGACCCTTGAGATGGTGATCGCGAAACTCAGGCACAGGAACCCGGGGATGCAGGTGATCGCCCTCTCGGCGACTGTGGGCAACCCCGGCGCCCTTGCTGGCTGGCTCGACGCCGAACTCGTGACAAGCGAGTGGCGGCCAGTCGACCTGCGGGAAGGGGTCTTCTGCAATGGCACGATCCACTTCGCGGACCATGAGAGGCAGGTGCCGTCAAAGTCGAAGAACGACGACCTGAACCTCTGCCTGGACACGGTCGCGGAGGGCGGGCAGTGCCTTGTCTTTGTCTCGTCGAGGCGGAATGCGGAAGCCTTTGCAAAGAGGGCGGCCGGCGGGCTGAAACTCTCTGAGACGACTCTCGACGACGCGGCCGACGCGATCGAACGTGAAGCGGCGACCGACCTCGGGAAGACACTTGCTCTCTGTGTCAGGAAGGGTGCGGCCTTCCACCACGCCGGCCTCTCATCGGCGGAGAGGAAGATCGTCGAGGACACCTTCAGGACAGGGGCGATCCGGGTGATTTCGTCGACGCCCACCCTTGCCGCGGGCCTCAACCTCCCGGCGCGGCGGGTGGTGATCCGCGACTACCTCCGTTTCGGCGACGGCGGCATGGCACCGATCCCGGTGGGTGAGTACAAGCAGATGGCCGGGCGTGCCGGCAGGCCGCACCTCGACCCGTACGGCGAGGCGGTCCTCATTGCAAAGAGTGAGGATGGCTGCCAGGACCTCTTCGAGGCGTACATCGACGCACCCCCCGAGGAAGTCTCCTCCCAGTGCAACTCGGAGAATGCCCTGCGCACCCATGTCCTCTCCCTTATCGCCACCCGCTTCGTGCAGAGCCGTGGCGAGGTGCTCTCCTTCATGGGGGAGACCTACTATGCCTACGAGCACCAGGGGCTGCAGTCCACCATCCATGAGACCATCGACCGTGTGATCGACTGGCTCGTCGACGCCGAGATGGTGACGGAGTTCGGGGATCGCCTCGAAGCGACAGAGTACGGCGACCTCGTCTCCCGCCTCTACATCGACCCGAGGAGTGCGGAGAAGGTCGTTGCCGCCCTCAGAGGGGCCCCGACCTATACCGACATCGGTCTTCTCGAACTCATCTGCGAGACGCCCGACATGCTCACGCTCTTTTTGCGTAAGGACGACGCCGAGATCCTCCCTCTCTTCCTCCAGGACCACGAGGCCGAACTCTGGACTGGCGTCCCGTACGGCTCAGACGAGATGGAGGCGTTCTACGCTTCGGTGAAGACCGCAATGCTCCTTTCCGAGTGGTCTGACGAGGTGACAGAGGCGATGATCTCCGAGCACTTCAATGTGGGACCTGGCGACATCCACAACAAGGTCGAGACCGCTGTCTGGCTCATCCACGCCGCCTCGCGCCTTGCATACCTCTTCAACCGCCCCCTCGCAAAACCGATCGCCGACCTCGGGACACGGGTGAAGTACGGTATCAAGAAGGAACTTCTGCCTCTCATCGCCCTGCGCGGCATCGGTCGGGTGCTCTCCCGGCGCCTCTTCGACCTGGGCATGACGACGCCACAAGAGATGAGGGCGGCCGGGATCGGGAAGATCGCTCCCATCCTCGGTGAGAAGACAGCGGCGAAGGTCCTCGCCCAGATCGAGGGGAAGGAGGCCGGAGACGATGCCCCGGCCGTCGAAGAGGAGATCGAGGTGAAAAGAGAGCGGCGGCAGACCACGCTCTCTGCATTTCGAGGGACATGATGGAGAGTAACTGCGATATCAGGGAGGCGGTCATCGAGATCCCCACGCTTCCCGCATTTCTGGAGACGATCAAAGGGATCTCGGAGTCGGCCGGGACGCACATTATCTGCTTCGACGCCGACGAACTCGCCGGCAGGGCCCATGTCACTAAGGCGGTGCGCCACGCCCTCCGCGCCTGGCAGGAAGGCCGTGCGATCGCAAACACCCTGGAGATGGAGGCCCTCCTCTATGCGGCAGGGACACGTCAGTGCCGGGTGGCGACAGGCATCGGCCTCCACGCGGGGACGAACCACTGCTATGTCTGCCTCTGTCCGCCGTCTGAGGCGGCGGCGACCGCGCTCGGCAAAGTCCTCGCCTGGACGGAGGAGGACTGGGAGGAGATCGACGAAGAGAAGCAGCGTCGCCTGATGGAACGTTACGACATCACGCCCGAGGAGATCGATGCGGCCGGCGGGAGGATCCGCCCTCTCGTCCTGGAGAGGGTCGCCCTCCTTGAAGTGAACCGGTGAACAATCGATCATGCGATCCCGAAAAGAGATCTGAAGCAGGGCGCTTCTGTCCTGCTGTTTTTTCTTTTTTCCCTCAGTCCTTTGCCATGATCGCCCCGATCACGATGAACCCGAGGCCGATGACGGCGACGACCAGTTCGACGATACCGATGAGGAAAGCGATCACCTCGGGTGCGAGTTGCGTCATGCCATAGACGCCCGCACCGGCGAGGATAAGCCCTACAACGAGCAATGCAACACCTGTTTTGTCCATGGAATCACTTCCCAGTGAATGATTGTTCTATCCGGCATATGAGGGTTTTCCCTCGCCATCGATCCCCTGTGGAAGGTTTTTGACTCCGGGCAGCGATCCCTTCTTCATGGATATTGGGGCGATAGACTGGAATGCGGTATGGGCCGAAGAGGTGCGGCAAAACCATTCTGTAGTCGGTTTCAGGACCGGCCCTGCCCTCTGGGGTGACAGGGGTCGTGCCGTCCGGTATGACACGCAGGTCTCGGGCCGCCGGGTGGAGGAGACTCTCTCCGCTCTCCCTCTCGTGCGGGCGGCGCGGGCCCTCGACATCGGTGCCGGCCCCGGCACCCTCGCCCTCCCCCTTGCCCGCCGCGTGCGGACGGTCACCGCCGTGGAACCTGCCTCCGGGATGGCCGACGTGCTTGAAGACCATATGGACGAGGAGGGGATCGGGAACATCAGCGTCGTCAGGAAGCGCTGGGAGGACGTTGACCCATCCGCAGACCTGCGGCCGCCGTACGACATCGTCGTCGCGTCCTTCTCCCTCGGTATGGAGGACCTGAGGGCCGCCCTCCAGAAGATGGACGACGTCACCGCCGGGTCGGTGCACCTCTTCTGGTTCGCCGACCTTCCTGCCTGGGAGCGCCGCTATCTCCAGGTCTGGCCGTCTCTCCACGGCGCCGCCTACCGTCCTGCTCCGAAGGCCGACGTCGTCTGCAACCTCCTCTGGCAGATGGGAATCTACCCTGACCTCCATATCGGCATGATGCGGAGGGAGGTGCGTTTCGTCGACCTTGACGAGGCGCTGGTGACCTGCGCGCCGAAGTTCGGGGTGAGCGGGAAGAAGCAGGAAGAGGTCCTCCGCCGCGCCCTGTCAGGCTGGCTCGTCCCCGAAGGCGGGGCCTATGTCCTGCGGGAGACGTCACGGTACGCGCATATCTCGTGGAAAAAAGAGGAAGATTAAGTCCTGCGCAGCAGGAAGACGGCGAGCGCGGCAGCAGTCAGGAGGGAGACGGGGGAGAGGGGCGACTGTTGCGCTGTCGTCGGGGGAACGGTCGTCGCCGTTGTGCCGACTGTGGCCGTGGCCTTCGTCGTCTCCGAAGATGTTGTCTGAGCGATCGTGGTCGCCGTCGTCACCGTCGTCTCTGCCGGGATCTCCTCCGCCACGGCCGCAACAGCCCCGCCCTGTACGACGGTAATCGCAAAGTACGAGAACCCGGTGCAATATGCCCGATACTTCGCCACTCCTCCTTCGGTGCCGAGATATTCGGTCCTGAGGGTCTGCCATGCCCCATCATGGTACCGCTGGAGGGCGATGTCTGTGGTGTTGATCCCCTGCCCCACGATCCATGCCTCGTCCACGGCGAACTCGAAGGTGGCGTTGCAGTTTTCCAGGTTCCCGAAACCCGGCCCGACTTCAAGGTACTGGTAGGTGGCGTTTTCTATCTCGCCGACACCTGCAGGAACAGAGGAGAGTTCCCGGGCGGTCATCGTGAGGGAACTCATCTCCTCTTCAGGCACGATGACAACTTTCATGACGGCGCAGCCCTGGAAACAGAATTCCGACGTCTCACCCGCTGCGATGCCGGTGGCGAGGGCCGTATCCCATCCGCCAGAACCGCTGTCGCCTGCTGCAGGCGTGACCGGGCTTGCCATCACGGTCTCTTTGTTGTGGACGAGGACGTCGGGGA
This window of the Methanofollis ethanolicus genome carries:
- a CDS encoding tyrosine--tRNA ligase, translating into MDPYSLVTRNTVEIVTDEELRALLQKPVRRVYAGYEPSGEIHLGHLVTINKLMDLQKAGFEVTVLLADLHAFLNHKGTLDEVRETAEYNRRCFEALGLKDAKFVMGTDLQLNSEYELLVLQLSQEVTVNRAHRSMDEVGRGMDHPAVSQMVYPIMQMADIALLGVDAAVGGIDQRKIHMLAREYLPGMGYAAPVCIHTPIINGLDGKKMSSSAGNLISVADSEDDIRAKMKKAFCPPGIEENPVLQVLQHHIFPRFETVVMHRPAKFGGDLEFSSYAAVEAAYGAGQVHPLDLKTMTADYLAEVLAGVHDAVV
- a CDS encoding serine protein kinase RIO, whose translation is MGGDREGKDFDRKLEEMGIRIKDADSRKVRGEVFDENTLLALYHLVHKKKLSAIGGSISTGKEANVFLGEREGKTVAIKIYRMRTANFKAMAEYIIGDPRFAGMRRTRKDIVFTWTKKEFANLKRAREAGLPVPEPYAFDRNILIMEFIGEDDTAAPQIRNVELEDPEGVYRAVVGEIKTLFQEARLVHGDLSEFNILWREKPYIIDMGQAVTREHPNAGTFLIRDIRNINRFFSSFCPVEDEDVLVREVTGGTFRPLQPEKEQ
- a CDS encoding KH domain-containing protein, producing the protein MTVQEIRIGANRIGALIGKDGAVKKALEEKTGAAIQIDSDEGEVRIEGEDAAGVLRATDVVTAIARGFSPERAFRLLEDEDLTIDVIDLSVVEPSPRQQERLRGRIIGKAGKAREQIEDMAYVGISVQGKTVTLIGTPDHLKNARTALEMLINGVPHETVYSFLEKKRREEKENILDYYY
- a CDS encoding ATP-dependent DNA helicase, whose translation is MKVADLPLPDALRSQYRARGIEALYPPQEACVRTGIFEGKNLLCAIPTASGKTIVAEMVMHRHIADGGTCLYIVPLKALATEKYEDFSGKGVRVGVATGDLDRKDTYLGKNDIIVATSEKVDSLLRNAAPWLSRITLLVVDECHLIASPDRGATLEMVIAKLRHRNPGMQVIALSATVGNPGALAGWLDAELVTSEWRPVDLREGVFCNGTIHFADHERQVPSKSKNDDLNLCLDTVAEGGQCLVFVSSRRNAEAFAKRAAGGLKLSETTLDDAADAIEREAATDLGKTLALCVRKGAAFHHAGLSSAERKIVEDTFRTGAIRVISSTPTLAAGLNLPARRVVIRDYLRFGDGGMAPIPVGEYKQMAGRAGRPHLDPYGEAVLIAKSEDGCQDLFEAYIDAPPEEVSSQCNSENALRTHVLSLIATRFVQSRGEVLSFMGETYYAYEHQGLQSTIHETIDRVIDWLVDAEMVTEFGDRLEATEYGDLVSRLYIDPRSAEKVVAALRGAPTYTDIGLLELICETPDMLTLFLRKDDAEILPLFLQDHEAELWTGVPYGSDEMEAFYASVKTAMLLSEWSDEVTEAMISEHFNVGPGDIHNKVETAVWLIHAASRLAYLFNRPLAKPIADLGTRVKYGIKKELLPLIALRGIGRVLSRRLFDLGMTTPQEMRAAGIGKIAPILGEKTAAKVLAQIEGKEAGDDAPAVEEEIEVKRERRQTTLSAFRGT
- the cgi121 gene encoding KEOPS complex subunit Cgi121 translates to MMESNCDIREAVIEIPTLPAFLETIKGISESAGTHIICFDADELAGRAHVTKAVRHALRAWQEGRAIANTLEMEALLYAAGTRQCRVATGIGLHAGTNHCYVCLCPPSEAAATALGKVLAWTEEDWEEIDEEKQRRLMERYDITPEEIDAAGGRIRPLVLERVALLEVNR
- a CDS encoding class I SAM-dependent methyltransferase, which produces MDIGAIDWNAVWAEEVRQNHSVVGFRTGPALWGDRGRAVRYDTQVSGRRVEETLSALPLVRAARALDIGAGPGTLALPLARRVRTVTAVEPASGMADVLEDHMDEEGIGNISVVRKRWEDVDPSADLRPPYDIVVASFSLGMEDLRAALQKMDDVTAGSVHLFWFADLPAWERRYLQVWPSLHGAAYRPAPKADVVCNLLWQMGIYPDLHIGMMRREVRFVDLDEALVTCAPKFGVSGKKQEEVLRRALSGWLVPEGGAYVLRETSRYAHISWKKEED